One Brassica napus cultivar Da-Ae chromosome C2, Da-Ae, whole genome shotgun sequence DNA window includes the following coding sequences:
- the LOC125581347 gene encoding splicing factor, proline- and glutamine-rich-like, protein MSGIGRSVKGRGGGGGASRSGGRGATRGGSQAGGVCSSSGRIYFASNPSTSNSRDSVSAPENSPPSETLRQSPPVSASSPTRDGSSSPTEQHPHQTQNPHPPPPQNPMTLDDLLAIPGRENHLPVLSLVPKEGSTWFDRDGGKLTRKISKLLKAKFDDVYYYCWTVTPPDIQRRYFEDFAVLLTDFYVRFAYYLHTNLLMCSKDTTGIAR, encoded by the exons ATGTCTGGAATTGGTAGATCAGTGAAAGgtcgcggtggtggtggtggtgcgaGTCGCAGTGGTGGTCGTGGTGCCACTCGTGGTGGGAGTCAAGCTGGTGGCGTTTGTAGCTCTTCCGGAAGAATTTACTTCGCCTCGAACCCTAGCACTTCTAATTCAAGAGACTCGGTGTCTGCCCCGGAGAATTCACCGCCGTCAGAGACTCTGCGTCAGTCCCCACCCGTGTCTGCTTCTTCACCGACTCGTGATGGTTCTTCTTCCCCGACGGAACAGCACCCGCATCAAACTCAAAACCCACATCCTCCTCCCCCTCAAAATCCGATGACTTTGGATGACCTGCTTGCAATTCCTGGACGTGAAAACCATCTTCCAGTCTTATCTCTAGTTCCAAAAGAGGGAAGTACTTG GTTTGATCGTGATGGTGGGAAGCTGACTCGAAAAATCTCAAAGCTCTTGAAAGCTAAGTTTGATGATGTGTATTACTACTGCTGGACAGTAACGCCTCCTGACATCCAACGTCGCTATTTTGAAGACTTTGCGGTATTATTAACAGATTTTTATGTTAGATTTGCTTACTACTTACATACAAATTTGTTGATGTGTAGCAAGGACACCACTGGGATCGCTCGATAA